The Gavia stellata isolate bGavSte3 chromosome 1, bGavSte3.hap2, whole genome shotgun sequence DNA segment GGGACTGGGCACGAAGAAGAGCTGGCTGTTTTGAGGTTCTCCTAACTTGACCTTCCCATGGGTCAGAGAATCACTGGGTTTgatcttggtttttttctttctaggtcttTTTAGTAACACCTTGCTTGCTATGTACCCATAACTCTCCTGCTATCGGCTACATAAATCAGGCTCCATGAACTCTTTTATCTCACAGGAAATATTTAATTGTGGAGGATGCAGGGCCAGCCTTGGTAGAGCTTCTCACCTCCAGCCTCACCACAGATCCAGGATTTGTTTACCGTGCAGGGGCCCTATCCGAAttttttgctggaaaacaaaacctccAAGGCATGGTCTTGCTTTCAATTGGCCAAATCTAATTATACAGAATAACATAATACAATCAGCGTCTGGCATTAAAGCTCGCGTCTTAAAAAGCTATTTGTTGTCTTGCAGTAAAGGCAGGGTCATATGATTAGCTGATAAGGGAAAAATCCATTAGCTTCTCCGGGGTCGGACGTCTTGTCAATCAAACCCTGCTCGCTGTTTCCTGATGCAGTGATTTCAGCACGCAACGCTCATGCCCTGCAGTCAGTCTCCACACAATCCAATTTATTAGAGGAGTCACAGCAGCCAGgctttgcttctgcctttcaTTGGACAACATCAGACCACgaattagcagcagaactggAATTGTGTGAATCCTGTTATTTTTGGCTGGCAGACTTTGCTCTGAAGTGCTTTGGTTTCATTTTGCAGACTTCCTTCAGGCTAGGCTTTGCTTTCAAGGCAATCAAAACACAGCTCGGTCAGACCCTGTGAGTGTCACCCTGCATTTTGAGACTACAGCGGGGTTTTTTGGGGAAGAGCGGGATGTGAAATCATGTCCCGTGCCCCCAGTGCGGCCGAGTTGGGGTGGCTCAGCTGGGTCATGAGTCACGGTGGACCACAGGTCCTGTGTCAGAGCCACGGCTCTCTGGGTGGCGTCAGATCCCAGAAATAGGAAATGTTTTCAAGGGATCTTAATTAGCTGCTCAGCCACATGCTGGGCTTTCATGTGAAATCCTGGCCTAAACGAATTTATCGTCCTGCCACCAGCTGTGATGTGGGGAATACGACTCTGGCTCTTACAACACTTGACGAAGCTCATGAGGGGTCCAAGAGAGGAGCCCCTCTGCTTCAACAGCATCTGACCCAGCTCCTAAGTCTGGCCATGATGTGACCAAGGAAACCCCTAAGCCCTGAATCGCCTTGGTGTGGCAGGATATTTTAGGAAAGAATTCCTCCATAAACGCCCCTCTTCCCAGATAGCTCCTGCTGGTCCCTGATGGGGGTAGGGTGTTGGGCTTTCATCCTAGTGCAGGTGTTTGCACGGCATgacccagctctgcagctcctgtttCTAAAATTAACGAAGAACTCAATGAGGGCTGAAGGGATCATCCAGCTTTTGGGGAAATTAGGCTCTGCATCCAAAGTCTGAGCTTACTTCTAGCTTGATTCAAGATGTCCCATGAGAAATGTGCTCCTTCAACAAAAAGAGATGGTGGGCCAGAAGAAACCTCTGCAGCGAGCGGAGGCAAAAGGGCAGCCGACATCCCCCTTACACTCAGGCAGAGATGTTTAAGCCATGGCAGAGGTGACAGCGTGGCTACTTGTGGACACTAGCAAGAGCGAGACCAGAGATCTGCTGTCAGAGCAATGCAAGAATTCATACCCCAACCGTTACTCACATTGGCCTGGACCAGGATTTCGTGACTGGTGACTTGAAGGGAAGCTCATCAATGACAGTGTTGTTCCTCAGGTCCAGTGGTGATGGctttgctggggaggggaaaagcCTTTATTCAGAGGCAGCACATTCCTACAATTCAGCGCCCATGACTGGCATGAGACGGTCCCCAACAACTTGCTGTTTGCTTCCTGTTCTGCTCATCAGTCCCCCAGCCCTCCTTCCTGATGACAAATACCCCCAACCAAAATCCCTGCACTCATTTATGCCAGGACTGGTGGAAAATAGTGAATTTCCCCTCTGACCCACAGGCCCAGAATGGATGGGTGTCCCCAAAACGACAGCAGGAAACAGTAGGAGAAATTTGGGTCATCTGAATACAACACAGAGATTTTGGAATGGAGCATAGGGAATGGTGAATGCAAAGAGGGTGAGATCCTGCCTGTGACACGTATCTCCTGTAAAGGCCAGGAAAGGTTTGAGATAGGCTGTTCAAGCACCATGAAAGATGCATTTGCTCCTTAATCCTCCtgaaagaggaaagggatggggAAGATCTGAAGGTCCAACTGTGCTGGCGGTAGCAAAGCACACCCCACATAGGACTCTACTGAGTGTGCACAAGATAGCAGATGTAGTCCGAAGTATTACAAGAACAGAAGGGTTCCTGGAAAGATTGACCCACAAACAACTGTTCTTACCTTTCCGGTCAGGTTTGAGGTTGCGGTTGACTGGTGGGGGCTGGATTTCACTCAACCGTCTGTGGCACTGTGCCATGGCTCCTCCTTTATGCATGGGGAGGGTGGCCGAGGACAACCCCACCAGGTCAAAGTGATGCGGCCCAGGGCTCATGGGGATGTAGAGATTTTGGGCATTGTCGTTGGCTTTCTCGGTGTGGATCAGGGGTGAGGAACCAGGGTTCATGGGGACGTAGTTGTCCTCGGAGTCGGTGCTGTGGGAGCGGGCCACTGCTGCCTTGGCTTGCTGGGGGACAAGCAGCAGGATGTGCTGTGAGCATCAAACACTGCTCAATCACATCCCACTATAAACCCCTTCATCTCATCATCACCGAACACACACCTGAGGTGGAACCAGCTCTAAAATCTCAGCACAGAGGGAAGGGATGGTCTGTCCCCTCCTTGGCCATCAGTTTGCATTGAGAGGGTCTGCCTCCACTGTTTCCAAGACATTGCAACATCCTGAGTTCAGGGAAAGGTCTTAATCGCCCAGACTTGAGCTTCTTCTCATGATCAGAGTGAGCTGCAGAACCATGCTTAACctggaaagtaatttttctctgGGCTCTGGCCATGACTAAAATGCAATATAAAAGGCTGCTTTAATGCCATTTCCAGCTCAGGAAATCTTAGAAAGTGCACAAAAGAGGCTGTTTTGGCAACATGTTGAAATTCAGCTCAGCAGCATCCCAGGCTTTGGAGAAGCCAaactcctgggagcttttttggGGTCAAAGATCCAGGCAGATACACTCTGTGGAAGCATGCAAGCAAAGCTCTGCATGCGGTGCTGGGTTAGGTGGTTGTCCTTCCATCCCTACCCTGCAGGCCACCACGGTTTTAACTGAAATCAGTAATAAACCCCTTCTTTTCTTGACTTAGCTCTGCAGGACTGGGCTGTGAGGTCCTACCTGAAACTGACTTGTCTCTGAGTCTATAAGGTGCAAACGGTGCCTATAGCATGGTGGCCGACACCAAGGCCAACTCACCAGGTAGGAGTTGTACCCATCGTTCATCGACTCGACTGACTGCACAGCGCTGCCACCTCCATGCTGAGGGTATTCGTACGTCTCGCAAGATGAAGCTGCAACACAACCACAAATGCACAACGTGTCCCAGTGCAACTGCTAATAAAAGGGGCCcctgaaaacaaaatccaagTGCTGGGAGGGCAGTATCTATTCTTGATGATTGAGACGCTGGTGGGAAGACGTGGTATTTAGCCCGTCACAGACTTCCTGCTATGCTCCCTCCCAATTAGCTTCTCTCTGATGCATCAATGCAACTGCACGTGCCGCATGGACCTAACCTGGTTCTGTCAAAGTGTTGCAAAATCCCAGGGGTGAAGACGTCAGATAAGGTAGATCATGGTGACAAAACTGGGTTAAGGAAGAGCTCTGTTACAGCTTGCTCGGCAGATGTAAGGGCTGGCAGCCACCGGTAAGGGGAGGATGGGTTGAGGATGGGGTGCTAAGTTCTTAGACTGGTCTATCTACTGTTGAGCATGGGTCTGATCTCAGCCTAAATGTTGGTATTTAAGCAGGAGGAGATGGAAGAGGCATTTCAGGGAGATGTGTGTATCATTTACAGTATGTTTTCTCTGCAACCACCTCTTCTAAGTTACTTTGCAATTATCTCATCCTAGGCACAAGGTTTAGAAAGGACAAGCTCATCCACATGCTGCACTGGGCGTGTCAGGTCTTGGAGATGTGCAAAATTATGTCCCCCTCTGGTAAGTAAAACCAAGGTAGCTCCAGGCTGAAGTGCGTTCTGATAACCTTGGTTATGAACTGAactaaaagaaaactaaaaatggCCAAAATCACCGAAATCTCATGAAGGGCTGCCCAGGCAagcaggttttgggggtttggttCAAGGCACAAAACAGTCAAGAACCAGTTGAGCAGCTTGGGtgggcagagccctggggaTGCCTCTCCATGCTCATTGCATACAAAAACCAAGGCTAGATCCTCACCAGAGAGACCTTCTTTGTGTTCAACCTCCTGGCTGACGCCAACAGCTGCCCCAGCCCTACCGCAACCCAATGGGACCACCCCATCCAAGGCTGCTAGATGAGACAAAGGCACCTTGtgctccccacccccaaattCACCTCGGTGCAGCCTGCTGTTCTCCACCGCTGGCAGCGTGTTTCTCCGGGGAATGGTGGCTGCCATGGGGGCCAGCCCTAAGCTTTCGCCGGGCTGGGGCCGCTGGGGCGGGCTGCCCCACCGCGGTTCCGTCTGCCCAGGTTTTGGGGGCCGtgggggcggcgcggcgggtgAGTCGCTGGCGGCCACGGCCAGAGCGTTGTGGTTCTTGTCCAGTGTAAATGTCCTGGGGATCTGGTAGATGGAGAGCGGGGTGGCAGGGATGTCGTAGGAGTCCGTGGACAGCTCCCCAAACTCCTTGCATAGGGTGTTGTTGGGAGTCTTGTAGGTGTAGACCTCCTCGTTATCTGTTTCGGAGCTGGTGAGGCTCGTCTTGGGGTGGGTGTAGGAACCGAAGGCGCGCGGGAGGTCGTAAGCACTGTCCCTGAACTCCGAGTTGTGCCGGCTGGGTTTTGGCAGGCTGTAAAAGCCATGGAGCTGCCCGCCAACCCCATTCATGCAGTGCCCGTTGCCCTGCGAGAGCTTCTGGACCGCTGTGTCGCTCCGCATGAAGAAGGCGGACCTCGTGGCTTGGGAGAAGCTGGCACTCCtacagaagaaagggagaaaagggcTGAGATGGGGGGAGAGCTGGTCCTGGGGTGCACTGAGCTCTGCTCCACCCGTTTGTCACCTTCCTGGCCCGCATTGCTCAACCCCAGGGCAATGGGAATATCTCAGACCCCTCCAAACATGCCCACAACCCATTTTATCTTGAAACACGTTTAAAATGCCTCTGTCACAGGTGGGAGGTACATGCACCCAGCTCCATGATAGGGCTATGGGCAGGAAAAAGCCTTTATCCAGACATAAATTGCTCCAAAAGGGCAATTTTTGCACCAGCTGACAGCGGCCCAAGACACGGCTGCAAAAAGCACCCCATCAGCATCGCCATCACGCGTCGGCCGCCTGGCCGCAGTGCAGGAGGGAGTCTTACTCTCATCTCTGCCTTGCAAATGTGTTTGAGAGGGACTGGAAAAATTCCTAATGGGGATTATTTCAAAGCCTCCAGCCATGCCACCACCCTGTCCTCTTGCAGGGCAAGTCGTGGAGAGGTGAAGACAGTCCCCAGCTGGGATTTGGGGTTTGCAGCCTTTATCCACAGAGAAAGAGGAATGAACCTCAGGGATGAATTCAGGTTTATAAAAGCCCTCAAGTCCCCCCGGGGGACCAGGG contains these protein-coding regions:
- the GAB2 gene encoding GRB2-associated-binding protein 2 codes for the protein MSGDPDVLEYYKNDHSKKPLRVINLNFCEQVDAGLTFNKKELQDSYIFDIKTSDRTFYLVAETEDDMNKWVRSICQICGFNQSEENTDTLRSIASMNHGPRSSPAELSSASHHLLRERKSSAPSHSSQPTLFTFDSPAGHLQSTLSASAPQDYLFLHQCMSRKSENARSASFSQATRSAFFMRSDTAVQKLSQGNGHCMNGVGGQLHGFYSLPKPSRHNSEFRDSAYDLPRAFGSYTHPKTSLTSSETDNEEVYTYKTPNNTLCKEFGELSTDSYDIPATPLSIYQIPRTFTLDKNHNALAVAASDSPAAPPPRPPKPGQTEPRWGSPPQRPQPGESLGLAPMAATIPRRNTLPAVENSRLHRASSCETYEYPQHGGGSAVQSVESMNDGYNSYLQAKAAVARSHSTDSEDNYVPMNPGSSPLIHTEKANDNAQNLYIPMSPGPHHFDLVGLSSATLPMHKGGAMAQCHRRLSEIQPPPVNRNLKPDRKAKPSPLDLRNNTVIDELPFKSPVTKSWSRPIQTFNTGSLQYCRPVSSQSITSTDSGDSEENYVAMQNPISASPVPSGTNSPAPKKSSGSVDYLALDFQPSSPGPHRKPSTSSVASDEKVDYVQVDKEKTQALQSTMQEWTDVRQSSEPAKSTKQ